A single uncultured Methanobrevibacter sp. DNA region contains:
- a CDS encoding TOBE domain-containing protein produces MTDVKAGVEYKINVEGNSFLLDSKKYQLLESILDTGSMTESAKSIKVSYRTALNYIDRIESALNVKIVNTTKGGKGGGGGTSLTEEGYSILKECKKINAIMELHKDVNEIESEVLNIDESKGIMTIKMNHFEINTPLNRNYKVGDSLLALISYDNIFVMLEPQTSSIRNIIKGKIVEMKLEIEVIRVKIDVGEGLKLYSDITLSAEKDLCLTIGKEVYIGFKAMSVATLKL; encoded by the coding sequence ATGACCGATGTGAAAGCGGGAGTTGAATATAAAATTAATGTAGAAGGAAATTCTTTTTTATTAGATAGTAAAAAATATCAATTATTGGAAAGTATCCTTGATACAGGTTCTATGACAGAATCTGCTAAATCAATTAAGGTTTCCTATAGGACTGCATTAAATTATATTGATAGAATTGAATCTGCACTTAATGTTAAAATTGTTAATACTACTAAAGGTGGAAAAGGTGGGGGTGGAGGAACCAGTCTTACTGAAGAAGGTTACTCTATATTAAAAGAATGTAAAAAGATTAATGCTATTATGGAATTGCATAAAGATGTTAATGAAATTGAATCTGAAGTTTTAAATATTGATGAATCTAAGGGAATCATGACTATTAAAATGAATCACTTTGAGATAAATACTCCATTAAATAGAAATTATAAAGTTGGAGATAGTTTATTAGCATTAATTAGTTATGATAATATATTTGTCATGTTAGAACCTCAAACTTCCAGTATCAGAAATATTATTAAAGGGAAAATTGTTGAAATGAAACTAGAAATAGAGGTTATTCGTGTTAAAATAGATGTAGGTGAAGGTCTTAAGTTATATTCTGATATAACTTTGTCCGCTGAAAAGGATTTGTGCCTTACAATTGGTAAGGAAGTATATATTGGATTTAAAGCTATGTCTGTTGCTACTCTAAAATTATAG